The sequence GCGATGACCTTCGGCCTGTTCGGCCTGCCGCGTGCCAACATCCTCGTCGGGCCGGGCAACCAGTTCGTGGCTGAGGCCAAGCGGATCCTCTTCGGCCGTGTCGGCATCGACATGATCGCCGGGCCCACCGACAGCCTGATCCTCGCCGATGCGCAGGCGGATCCGGTCGTCGTCGCCACCGATCTCGTCAGCCAGGCGGAGCATGGCTACAACTCGCCGGTCTGGCTGGTGACGGACGATCGCGCGCTGGCGGAAAAGGTCATGGAACTGGTGCCGGGTCTCATCGACGATCTGCCGGAGGTGAACCGGGACAACGCCTTTGCCGCCTGGCGCGACTACGCCGAGGTCATCCTGTGCTCCAACCGCGAAGAGATGGCGGCCTGCTCCGACGCATATGCGCCGGAACACCTTACCGTTCAGGCCGAGGATCTGGACTGGTGGCTCGAACGGCTGACCTGCTACGGGTCGCTGTTCCTGGGCGAGGAAACCACCGTCTCCTACGGCGACAAGGCGACGGGCACGAACCACGTGCTGCCGACCTCGGGCGCCGCAAGCTACACGGGCGGACTTTCGGTCCACAAGTACATGAAGATCGTGACGTGGCAGCGGTCGACGCGCGAAGGATCCAGGCCGGTGGCGCTGGCGACCGCGCGCATTTCGAGGCTCGAGGGCATGGAAGGGCATGCCCGCGCGGCGGACGTGCGGCTGGCCAAGTATTTCCCGGGCGAGAATTTCGACCTGACGCCCCATGGCTGACCCACGCGCCCTGTTCGACCTCTCGGGTCGTGTCGCGCTGGTCACCGGCGCCAGCAGCGGCCTGGGCCGGCAGGCGGCGCTTACCCTCGCGGCGGCGGGGGCCCGTGTGGTTGGCGTGGCGCGGCGGCCCGATGCGCTGGCGGCGCTGAAGGACGAAATCGGCGCGCAGGCCGCGGTCGCGGTGGCGGACCTCTCCGACCGGGACGCGCTGC is a genomic window of Sulfitobacter alexandrii containing:
- the hisD gene encoding histidinol dehydrogenase, giving the protein MGRTYLKKATLTAKSDAPEVHETVRTILAEIEAGGDAKAMEYAAKFDRYEGNVLLTAEEIEAACALVPEKLKADIRFAHDNVKRFAEKQKSTVSDMEIEIVPGLVAGQRAIPVDAAGCYVPGGRYSHIASAIMTVTTAKVAGCRHITACSPPRPGVGVAPAIVYAAHIGGADQIMAMGGVQGVAAMTFGLFGLPRANILVGPGNQFVAEAKRILFGRVGIDMIAGPTDSLILADAQADPVVVATDLVSQAEHGYNSPVWLVTDDRALAEKVMELVPGLIDDLPEVNRDNAFAAWRDYAEVILCSNREEMAACSDAYAPEHLTVQAEDLDWWLERLTCYGSLFLGEETTVSYGDKATGTNHVLPTSGAASYTGGLSVHKYMKIVTWQRSTREGSRPVALATARISRLEGMEGHARAADVRLAKYFPGENFDLTPHG